DNA sequence from the Blastomonas fulva genome:
TTGAAGGCGCCCGTCTGGTCGATGTTCGAGGTGTTGTTCTGCGCCATCGCCGGTGCGGCGAGCAGCGCGATCGACGATACGCCGATCATAAGAAGCTTCTTCATCATGAATTCCTTTTTTTGGAAAGAGCCGGCGCCCCCACATATGGGAGCGCCGGTCGTGTCAGACGATCAGTTCACGCCACCGCTCTGCGTGACGACCGCAGCGTTGTTGTTGCCAGACTGGAAGACGTTCGAGATGTTGTCGCTCGACGACTGGCTGACGGTTGCGGCGTTGTTGTCGCCGGTCTGGTCGACCAGCGAGAAGTTGCCAGTGCCTGCCTGGGTGACGAGCGCCGTGTTGGCATCGCCGCTCTGCAGGATCTGCGACTCTTCGCCCGACGATGCAGCCGTCTGGATCAACGTGGCAGAGTTGCCTGCGCCATCCTGTTCGACCAGCGAGATGCCAAGATCGCCCAGCTGCTGGACATCCGCAGCTGCCCGAAGGCCTGCTGCCGACGCACCCGTCTGCGTGACAGTCGAGTCATTGCCATCGCCGATCTGCTCGACGAACGCGCTGGTCGATGCCGACTGGGTGACAGTCGAGTCGTTGCCCGAACCACCCTGGGTGACGTCAGCTTCGGCGCCCGAAGCACCTGCCAGCTGCGAGACGATCGAGTCGTTGTCGGTTCCGGTCTGCGTCACGTTGGCGCGGGCGTCAGCTGCAGGCGTTCCCTGCGTGATCGAGGACGTCAGGAACGTGCCGTCCTGATTGACGGTCGCCTGGCCATCGATAGCGGCCTGATCGACGGTGGATTCGTTGTTCGAACCGTTCTGCGTGACCGAAGCCTCACCGCCTTCGCCCGACTGCGTGATGTCGGAAACGTTGGTGAATGCCGGGCCAACCGAAGGCTGGCCGGTCTGGATCACGGTTGCCGTTGCACCCACGGTCTGCGTCACGGTGGACACGTTGTCCCCGTAGCCGCCGCCCTGGCTGACATCTGCAACTGCGCCGCCAGTACCCGTCTGGGTGATCGTCGAGGTGTTGAAGATGTTGTCCTGTTCGACGATCGCAGTGCTGTCCACAGCGTTCTGCGTAACCGTGGACTTGTTCAGAACGCCATCCTGGTCAACCGTTGCCGACGAACCGCCGGCAAGGGCCTGCTGCTGCACGTCCGACACGTTGTTGGCACGGCCGGCAAACGGTCCCGGGTTCGACTGGTTGCCGCCCTGGCTAACCAGAGCAGTTGCATCCGAAGCCTGGACGATCGTCGACAGGTTGTCGTCGCTGGTCTGAGTGCTCGTGGCAAGAGCGCCAGCCGACGTCGAAGTCTGGGTGATCGTTGACACGTTGTCATCGCCGGTCTGGACGATCGTCGCATCCACAGGCACGGCAGCCTGGCTGATCGAGGCATCGTTGAAATCACCGGTCTGGGTGATGTCGGCCGTGGCGTTGTCCGCCGGGGTAACAGGCGAGGTCAGCGGATTGTTGTCGCCGGTTCCATCGCCGTCCTGACGGATAACAGTGCCGATGTTGTTGTTGCCGGTCTGCGTGACGCTGGCGTCGGCAAAATTGCCGTCCTGGGTGATCGACGCGGTGTTGAGATTGCCGGTCTGGATCACGTCAGCAACCTGATCGTTTCCGGTCTGGGTTACGGTCGAGGTGTTGTCGTCACCGGTCTGCGACACACCGATATTGGTGTCGAAGTTGGTGAGGTTGTTGTCCGGATCGCCAGCATCGGCATTGTTGCCGGTCTGCGTGACGAGCGAGGAGTTGCCGTCGCCAATCTGGCGGACCGACGCTTCGCTGTTGCCGCCCGACTGGATGATGTCGGATTCGCTGCTGCCGTCCTGCGATACAAACACATTGGCTGCGCCGCCAGCCTGGCTGACATTGGAGTCCGCAGCGCCGCTGAGCTGGAACACGCTTGCACGCTGGTTGGTGCCCATCTGGGTGACAGTGCTCACTGCGCCATTTGTGGCTGCGCCCTGGTTCACATAGGCCTGGCCGTCGTTGCCGGTCTGCGTGACGAACGATCCGGTGCCAACGCCGCCGCCCGTGCCGTTCTGGATGACAGTGGCGGTGTTGCCCTTGTCTGTCGCGGAGTTGCCCTGGATGATCGACGAGCGCATGCCATTGCCGCCCTGGTCGAGCGTCGCGCTGCTGCGGTTGCCCTGCTGGTTGACGGTCGAGACGCCGTTGGTGCCGGTCTGATCGACATCAGCGACGAGCGTGCGCCCGGCGTTGGGGCCCGAAGCGAAGGTCGCTGCGCCATTGCCGTTCTGGTCCACATCCGAGTTGTTGCCCGAACCCGACTGTACGACCGTGGCCTTCGCCGCGGTGCCGAGCTGGTCGACGGTGGAGGTGTTGTCCTGCGCTACCGCGGGAGCTGCGATCATCAGCGCAAGCGCCGAGACCGAGGTGTAAATGGAGGTCTTCATGGTTGATAATCCTCTTTCGAAGGGTCATAACCATGCTGCTCCGGAAGCAGACTGCTTCCAGGGTCAGCATGATTGTTTCACACGCACTCATTGTTGTCACGCTCACGCACCGGAGTTGCACCTCCGGTGCGTGAGTTTTGTCAGGCTTTTGTTGCATCGCCGAATACCGCCTGACCGGCTTCGGCTCTCTTCCGCGATCCTCGGGTTTTGAACCGGTCTGAACGATCAGATCGGCCTTGCACCCTTGCAATTTCGACCGTCGGTCCCTTTGGCCCGTCCGATCAGGAAAAAACCGTTAATTCGTCTCCGAATTCCCCTTGTTCGTTTCCCCGTTTTTCCTGGTTTCCTTTACCTTCATGGGGGTCAGCTTGCGCGCCTTCTCTTCGGCACGCTGAACCTGACCCGGCGTAAACTTTCCGTCGCGCTCCTGCTGATATTGCAGCAGCTTGGCCATGCCCGCATTGCGGTCGGCAAAGTCCCACAGCCTCAGCTCGACGCCTTCCATCACCAGCGCATAGACCGCCTTTTCGATGGCCTGCTGCAACGCAAGCTGATCTGGCTCGTTAGTGGTGAAACCGGCTTCGGCTTCCAGCAACTCGCGGAACGCGACAAACTTGAAGGCACTTGCACCCATCGATTGCGAGGCGATGGTTTTCGAAGCAGTAACCGTCGTCAGGACCTCGCCTGTGCGCACGGACACAGCACGCAGATAAACCGTTACGGTGTCCTGCCGATATTCGGTGCGCGCGCCGATCCCCAGGAACGCCGCGCCTGCGCCGCCGGTCAGCGTGTTGGTGTCGTAGCCGATCACCCCGCCTTCGAGCAGCACGCCTGCAAACAGCAGCGCGGGCAGGGCATCGGGGTTGACCGCGCGCTCGCCAAGATAGCGCTCACGCATTTCGCGGATGATCTGCCGTTCGTTGAGCAGGTTCTTGAGGTTCTCACGCTCGACGATGGTGAACCACGAGCGATCGCCCACGTCCTGCAGCGCCTTGACCAGCACCGATGCGCCGCCCTGGCTCACCGCACGCGAAAGCGTCTGTCCGGTGGCGCTGGGCTTGAACTGGCCGGTCTGGTCGGTGAAGTTGTAGACCGCCACGGCAACCTGGCGCGAAGGCGCGGGAATGCCGCGCAGCAGCTGCTGGGTCTGGGTGGCGTTGGGAAGATAAGCATAGCTGGTCGTTTCAGGGATGGCGGCCTTGCCGCTGCCACCCACGGTGGTGCATCCCGCAACCAGGGCGGTCATCGCCAGTGCCGCCAGACATGTGCTCTTGTGCCCCATCATGATCAGTCAACATCCAGGAAAGTGGGCACGACGATGACAGTTTCTTCGCCGGTATCGTCATTAATGATGGTGATCGTAACCTCGGTCAGCGAACGGATGAAATTGACCGTCTGTCCACCGAAGCTGATGGTGCCGCTTTCCTGAGGGTTGTCACCAAAGATGGCGGTGACGATCTGCGAGGAAAGCGCAGAGAGCAACCGGGACTGGAGTTGGCGGGCGAAGATATCCGCCTGCGACGAGCTGCTGCTCGATGCAGGGTTGGTGAAATCATTCTGAGCGTTGGCAATGCCGAGCAGATGATTGGAGTTGAAGGGATTGCCGCCGAAACTTGGATTGATGGGCTGGTAGACGATGTCCTGGGCATGCGCGGTGCTGCCGAACGGAACAAAAGCCCAAACCACCCCCAACAAGGCCGCTGCTGCGGCCCTGGTCGCACTTATAGACGAGTGCACAATTAATCTCCTGCAGCTTGCCCCGTGAGCTTTGCGCCCATCAGCTGGCATCATCTTTTTTTTGCGACTCGATTTTGTTAAGACAACCTTAAGGAGGTTTAAGGGGACGTAAAATAGTGCAAACGCACTATATAAATCATTCAAATTGAGGGGAATATCTCCGACCCCCTCAACGGTTGAACAAGCCGACCGGCATCCGCCCCAGCATTTCTCCCATTTTCTTGTCCGGCGGGGGAGATGAGCCGAGTTTCTGGATCAGACGAGTGGAGTGCCCAGCCGCCCCGGTTGGGGCTCCGATTTTACATTCTGTCCGGATATGACACAGAAAACACACAGCTTTTGTCATGTTGCTGTCACAGCGGATGCCGATTTCAGTGCGCCGAGACGATGGACCCCTCCGCGTTAACCTAAAACCGGCGAGCGGTACCATCGCAAACAGTATCTCGAGGCCCGAAAAGACCCTCCAGACGTTTGAACG
Encoded proteins:
- a CDS encoding CsgG/HfaB family protein, which gives rise to MTALVAGCTTVGGSGKAAIPETTSYAYLPNATQTQQLLRGIPAPSRQVAVAVYNFTDQTGQFKPSATGQTLSRAVSQGGASVLVKALQDVGDRSWFTIVERENLKNLLNERQIIREMRERYLGERAVNPDALPALLFAGVLLEGGVIGYDTNTLTGGAGAAFLGIGARTEYRQDTVTVYLRAVSVRTGEVLTTVTASKTIASQSMGASAFKFVAFRELLEAEAGFTTNEPDQLALQQAIEKAVYALVMEGVELRLWDFADRNAGMAKLLQYQQERDGKFTPGQVQRAEEKARKLTPMKVKETRKNGETNKGNSETN
- a CDS encoding curli assembly protein CsgF, translated to MHSSISATRAAAAALLGVVWAFVPFGSTAHAQDIVYQPINPSFGGNPFNSNHLLGIANAQNDFTNPASSSSSSQADIFARQLQSRLLSALSSQIVTAIFGDNPQESGTISFGGQTVNFIRSLTEVTITIINDDTGEETVIVVPTFLDVD
- a CDS encoding beta strand repeat-containing protein, yielding MKTSIYTSVSALALMIAAPAVAQDNTSTVDQLGTAAKATVVQSGSGNNSDVDQNGNGAATFASGPNAGRTLVADVDQTGTNGVSTVNQQGNRSSATLDQGGNGMRSSIIQGNSATDKGNTATVIQNGTGGGVGTGSFVTQTGNDGQAYVNQGAATNGAVSTVTQMGTNQRASVFQLSGAADSNVSQAGGAANVFVSQDGSSESDIIQSGGNSEASVRQIGDGNSSLVTQTGNNADAGDPDNNLTNFDTNIGVSQTGDDNTSTVTQTGNDQVADVIQTGNLNTASITQDGNFADASVTQTGNNNIGTVIRQDGDGTGDNNPLTSPVTPADNATADITQTGDFNDASISQAAVPVDATIVQTGDDNVSTITQTSTSAGALATSTQTSDDNLSTIVQASDATALVSQGGNQSNPGPFAGRANNVSDVQQQALAGGSSATVDQDGVLNKSTVTQNAVDSTAIVEQDNIFNTSTITQTGTGGAVADVSQGGGYGDNVSTVTQTVGATATVIQTGQPSVGPAFTNVSDITQSGEGGEASVTQNGSNNESTVDQAAIDGQATVNQDGTFLTSSITQGTPAADARANVTQTGTDNDSIVSQLAGASGAEADVTQGGSGNDSTVTQSASTSAFVEQIGDGNDSTVTQTGASAAGLRAAADVQQLGDLGISLVEQDGAGNSATLIQTAASSGEESQILQSGDANTALVTQAGTGNFSLVDQTGDNNAATVSQSSSDNISNVFQSGNNNAAVVTQSGGVN